The proteins below come from a single uncultured delta proteobacterium genomic window:
- a CDS encoding PilT protein domain protein — translation MRVMLDTNVLISAFVFQSKHISDMIDVLTDEHTIVLSSYVIEELKRVVAAKFSHKSVSLDIFLTNLPFEFVYTPDNIDKDKYPALRDIDDVPVLATAIIEDVDVLLTGDKDFENLGLERPAILTPARFVQLHGR, via the coding sequence ATGAGAGTAATGCTTGATACCAATGTTCTCATTTCAGCTTTTGTTTTTCAGAGCAAGCATATATCAGATATGATTGATGTTCTTACTGATGAACATACAATCGTGCTGTCATCGTATGTCATAGAAGAACTGAAAAGGGTTGTGGCGGCAAAATTCAGCCACAAATCCGTTTCGCTGGATATATTTTTGACCAATTTACCTTTTGAGTTCGTCTATACACCGGATAATATTGATAAAGACAAGTATCCGGCATTACGCGACATTGATGATGTGCCTGTTCTGGCGACAGCCATTATTGAGGATGTTGACGTTCTGCTTACAGGCGACAAAGATTTTGAAAATCTTGGCCTGGAACGCCCGGCAATATTGACACCGGCGCGTTTCGTGCAGCTCCACGGAAGATAA
- a CDS encoding hypothetical protein (Evidence 5 : No homology to any previously reported sequences) produces the protein MLTLLPHFFHHIDYILLGFQPQAFRLAFEIFSYLGESQFCGIFHDNSPVILIKHNLIALANLEFFTDFKGESNLSASGNLCQFHVLPPYGILFSR, from the coding sequence TTGCTTACCCTGCTGCCTCACTTCTTTCACCATATCGACTACATCCTGCTCGGTTTCCAGCCCCAGGCGTTCCGCCTCGCCTTTGAAATCTTCTCTTACTTGGGCGAAAGCCAGTTTTGCGGCATTTTCCACGACAATTCGCCCGTTATCCTCATAAAACACAACCTTATCGCCCTCGCCAACCTTGAGTTTTTTACGGATTTCAAGGGGGAGAGTAATTTGTCCGCGAGTGGTAATCTTTGCCAGTTCCATGTGCTGCCTCCTTACGGAATCTTATTTTCAAGATAA
- a CDS encoding conserved exported hypothetical protein (Evidence 4 : Homologs of previously reported genes of unknown function), whose protein sequence is MAWRRRFFSTLAVSFYCLFVMLAPVYAGTPIAERIAVEAGVKAEVMKDLAMPYNPLEGLTTGRTCLDGRPVADFQGDIVEYWANLECPYCGIQELVQAQRNNPDMCIVVRHIPDNQYGDSMKKALSYEALKRFSVNAANLFWDSVMQKTTLGIPAPYEAALLLALQEAAISPEKFTETLTKEASEQVSQDIFAARSRISSTPTYILAGIRFTACDFKASELHQALELAKKARQGDEDAKTRIIQIITNGLMDETML, encoded by the coding sequence ATGGCATGGCGGCGTAGATTTTTTTCGACTCTGGCGGTTTCGTTTTACTGCCTGTTTGTAATGCTGGCTCCGGTATATGCCGGAACTCCCATCGCGGAACGGATTGCCGTTGAAGCCGGGGTAAAGGCCGAAGTCATGAAAGACCTTGCTATGCCTTATAATCCCCTGGAAGGTCTTACCACCGGCAGGACGTGCCTTGACGGTCGCCCCGTAGCAGATTTCCAGGGTGATATTGTTGAGTATTGGGCCAATCTTGAATGTCCCTACTGCGGTATTCAGGAGCTGGTGCAGGCACAACGGAATAACCCCGATATGTGCATCGTCGTGCGCCACATTCCGGATAACCAATATGGCGATTCCATGAAAAAAGCCTTGAGCTATGAAGCGTTGAAGCGGTTTTCCGTCAACGCTGCCAATCTTTTTTGGGATTCGGTCATGCAGAAAACCACGCTCGGCATTCCGGCTCCGTATGAAGCCGCTTTGCTGTTGGCCCTTCAGGAAGCGGCCATTTCTCCGGAGAAGTTCACGGAAACGCTGACCAAGGAAGCCTCGGAACAGGTCAGCCAAGATATTTTCGCAGCCCGCTCCCGCATTTCTTCCACGCCCACCTATATTCTGGCGGGCATCAGATTCACCGCTTGCGATTTCAAGGCATCTGAGCTGCATCAGGCGTTGGAATTGGCGAAAAAGGCCCGCCAGGGCGACGAAGACGCCAAAACGCGGATCATTCAAATCATCACCAATGGGCTGATGGATGAAACGATGCTGTAA
- a CDS encoding conserved hypothetical protein (Evidence 4 : Homologs of previously reported genes of unknown function): MERQLRGLEDQETQDRKPLLRDVRSPVQRFGDALKLGQVQTGGIFAAGVCLFLFPMCAIVFFGTGAMLFFLRCACVSNERLPFRMPMGLSGTDKGDPLPGRSGFAKPEGLFFLGNRLQDKQELWLKGKDILTHTLLFGTTGSGKTETLVSLSYNSLATGSGLFYIDPKASPKLAVQIWQMARYLGRDDDFRVLNYGTSGKVKGKSPRRLSNTNNPFTFGSAEALTQLLVSLMPVSDGANSIFADKAQALISGVMYALVDLRDKRLLKLSTSVIRESLALEKCVALALRPELDEESRASIQAALGTSGWIAGREMKDQPPSFAEQFGYAQSYFGKALSSLTDTYSHIYGAEDGEVDFADAIMQRRILVVLLPSLEKAPAELASLGKISLSAIRNACAVGLGAQIEGDAADVLEALPTDAVGIGPYLCIVDEYAAIVTPGFEVVLTQGRGLGIAAIVASQDYAGILEADKKGAQQMVANTSIKIFMKMQDAEKTWELIRGQAGQSTVVRTTGYTINEKFSSEYRDTMNTTVDKEDRVVLRDLQEQIEGEAHFIFSGQVVRGDMFFANPSLKKAQLRVPQLLQLNQEASHGMAA; encoded by the coding sequence ATGGAAAGACAGCTTAGAGGTCTGGAAGACCAGGAAACACAGGACCGTAAACCGCTTCTTCGTGATGTACGCTCTCCGGTGCAACGCTTTGGGGATGCGCTCAAGCTCGGTCAGGTGCAGACCGGGGGTATTTTTGCGGCGGGGGTGTGTCTGTTTCTGTTCCCCATGTGCGCCATAGTATTTTTTGGAACCGGGGCCATGCTGTTCTTTCTGCGTTGCGCCTGCGTCAGCAATGAACGCTTGCCGTTCCGGATGCCTATGGGCCTGTCTGGAACGGACAAAGGCGACCCCTTGCCCGGTCGTAGCGGTTTCGCCAAACCGGAGGGACTGTTTTTCCTTGGCAACCGTTTGCAGGACAAACAAGAATTGTGGTTGAAAGGCAAGGATATTCTGACGCACACCCTGTTGTTCGGCACCACCGGCAGCGGCAAAACCGAAACCCTGGTTTCGCTTTCCTACAACTCTCTGGCTACCGGGAGCGGGCTGTTTTACATCGACCCCAAAGCCTCGCCCAAGCTGGCCGTCCAGATATGGCAGATGGCGCGGTATCTTGGCCGCGACGATGATTTCCGGGTGCTGAACTACGGCACGTCCGGCAAGGTCAAGGGCAAATCTCCGCGCCGCCTGTCCAATACCAACAATCCTTTTACCTTCGGCAGCGCGGAAGCCCTGACGCAACTCCTGGTATCGCTTATGCCCGTTTCTGACGGGGCCAACAGCATTTTCGCGGACAAGGCGCAGGCGCTGATTTCCGGCGTCATGTACGCTCTGGTGGATTTGCGGGACAAGAGACTTCTGAAACTGTCCACCAGTGTGATCCGCGAATCCCTTGCTTTGGAAAAATGTGTTGCGCTGGCTTTGCGTCCGGAATTGGACGAGGAAAGCCGCGCCTCCATCCAGGCGGCGCTTGGCACTTCCGGCTGGATCGCCGGGCGGGAAATGAAGGACCAGCCGCCGTCTTTCGCGGAACAATTTGGTTATGCCCAAAGTTATTTCGGCAAGGCGCTTTCCAGCCTGACGGACACCTATTCCCATATTTACGGCGCGGAGGACGGCGAAGTGGATTTCGCGGACGCCATCATGCAGCGCCGTATTCTGGTCGTGCTTTTGCCGTCACTGGAAAAAGCGCCTGCCGAACTCGCCAGCCTCGGCAAAATCAGCCTGTCCGCAATCCGCAATGCCTGCGCGGTCGGCCTTGGAGCGCAGATTGAGGGCGATGCGGCGGACGTGCTGGAAGCTCTGCCCACGGATGCCGTGGGTATCGGCCCGTATCTCTGCATTGTGGACGAATACGCGGCTATTGTTACGCCGGGCTTTGAGGTCGTGCTGACCCAAGGGCGGGGCCTCGGCATTGCCGCCATTGTCGCCAGCCAGGATTATGCCGGTATTTTGGAAGCCGACAAAAAAGGCGCTCAACAGATGGTGGCCAACACATCCATCAAAATTTTCATGAAAATGCAGGACGCGGAAAAGACCTGGGAACTGATACGCGGCCAGGCCGGGCAAAGCACGGTCGTTCGCACTACCGGCTACACAATCAACGAGAAATTCAGTTCCGAGTACCGGGACACGATGAATACCACGGTGGACAAGGAAGATCGCGTTGTTTTGCGCGATTTACAGGAACAGATAGAGGGCGAGGCGCATTTCATTTTTTCCGGCCAGGTTGTCCGGGGCGATATGTTTTTCGCCAACCCTTCTTTGAAAAAGGCACAGCTTCGTGTGCCGCAATTACTGCAACTTAATCAGGAGGCTTCTCATGGCATGGCGGCGTAG
- a CDS encoding conserved hypothetical protein (Evidence 4 : Homologs of previously reported genes of unknown function): MSQNREDLDDHMFLWVVLLLIILVVIPAIYVAKAGYINDWLLSLSKTQLKAFVPFSEEAQTAWAHISGLDPESLTWERMQGVLTYTGKWVRWPFAFLLVLLGAASIYMGRTRGLVRRLNMESLLQHNAESFACLRPIVGRGKYLLSPESYDSGLWRIARSPVQFALEHGLLLDENGTLFTAEQALQGGLASVDLPAYGCARLDEAKTLAVLQAQLGPVFSGFEALSPGRRALAVSFLAYAAGEKKECVGILDAIANSYTEKDGKAVCRILERSDFAKRLIKPWERHQVVLSEKSITRHTSYELPWFMALLTRARQKGVLASSQFLWLRPLDRALWYALNQCGGRAAWAEAFAAWAHYSAEEKAGQALHEPHVVPAVVSLRDSLSGQGWMADTARRPDGPKASQDVGPQTTPDSNDDSGTASAGSGAAGIEPMPDLVLADAEDDPEMYDANSDPYLAQEQY; this comes from the coding sequence ATGAGCCAGAACCGGGAAGATTTGGACGATCATATGTTTTTGTGGGTTGTGCTCCTGCTCATCATCCTGGTCGTGATACCCGCGATTTACGTTGCCAAGGCCGGTTATATCAACGATTGGCTGCTTTCTTTGTCGAAAACGCAACTCAAAGCATTTGTACCGTTCTCCGAAGAAGCGCAAACGGCCTGGGCGCATATCTCCGGTCTGGACCCGGAATCGCTGACCTGGGAACGGATGCAGGGTGTTTTGACCTATACCGGCAAATGGGTCCGCTGGCCTTTCGCCTTTTTGCTCGTCTTGCTTGGCGCCGCTTCCATTTACATGGGCAGAACACGCGGACTTGTGCGCCGCCTGAACATGGAAAGCCTGCTGCAACACAACGCGGAGTCTTTCGCCTGCCTGCGTCCGATAGTCGGGCGTGGCAAATATCTGCTTTCTCCGGAGTCCTACGATTCCGGCTTGTGGCGTATTGCCCGCAGCCCTGTTCAATTCGCCCTGGAGCATGGCCTGCTGCTTGATGAAAATGGGACACTGTTTACGGCGGAACAGGCGTTACAGGGCGGTCTGGCTTCCGTGGACCTTCCCGCTTATGGCTGCGCCCGATTGGATGAGGCAAAAACCCTTGCCGTGCTGCAAGCACAGCTTGGTCCGGTGTTTTCCGGGTTTGAGGCTCTTTCTCCTGGTCGTCGGGCCTTGGCTGTCTCCTTTCTCGCATATGCCGCCGGGGAAAAGAAAGAATGTGTAGGAATCCTTGATGCCATTGCCAATTCCTACACAGAAAAGGACGGCAAGGCGGTGTGCCGCATATTGGAGCGCAGCGATTTTGCCAAGCGGTTGATAAAGCCCTGGGAGCGGCACCAGGTCGTGTTGTCGGAAAAATCCATCACCCGGCATACTTCGTATGAATTGCCGTGGTTCATGGCGCTCTTGACCCGTGCGCGGCAAAAAGGCGTGTTGGCCAGCTCCCAATTTCTATGGCTCCGTCCGCTGGATCGTGCTCTTTGGTACGCGCTCAACCAGTGCGGGGGACGTGCGGCTTGGGCGGAAGCGTTTGCGGCCTGGGCGCATTATTCGGCGGAAGAAAAAGCGGGGCAGGCGCTGCATGAGCCGCATGTGGTTCCTGCGGTCGTGAGCTTGCGTGATTCCTTATCCGGACAGGGATGGATGGCAGACACAGCCCGCCGCCCTGACGGGCCGAAGGCATCTCAGGATGTCGGACCGCAGACCACGCCGGATTCCAATGATGATTCTGGAACGGCTTCTGCCGGGTCCGGGGCCGCTGGCATCGAACCCATGCCCGATCTGGTCCTTGCCGACGCGGAGGACGATCCGGAAATGTATGACGCCAATTCCGACCCGTATTTGGCGCAAGAACAGTATTAG
- a CDS encoding conserved exported hypothetical protein (Evidence 4 : Homologs of previously reported genes of unknown function) has product MSVAHFIIYMCAALCLLPGAASANSAGREKVALPQAAPLTADCVAEAARVSDLPLAALIGILATENGRTGEALQNNNGTWDMGPFQVNTTHINELVKMGIAPEAVLQDGCTNAYAAAWLLRKEYNRTGNIWQAIGAYHSRTPHRRDAYIAQVKSHLARLRRSGIFALPLFTPDSASDTMSGRESE; this is encoded by the coding sequence ATGAGTGTGGCGCACTTCATTATATATATGTGCGCCGCCCTGTGCCTGCTGCCGGGAGCCGCGTCCGCCAATAGTGCCGGGCGCGAAAAAGTGGCTCTGCCACAAGCTGCACCCCTGACCGCTGATTGTGTTGCCGAAGCTGCCCGCGTCAGTGATTTACCGCTGGCCGCGCTTATCGGCATCCTGGCCACGGAAAATGGCCGGACAGGGGAAGCCTTGCAAAACAACAACGGCACTTGGGATATGGGGCCATTTCAGGTCAACACCACGCACATCAACGAACTGGTCAAAATGGGCATAGCCCCGGAGGCCGTTTTGCAAGACGGCTGCACCAATGCGTATGCGGCGGCATGGCTGCTCCGTAAAGAATATAACCGTACCGGAAACATCTGGCAGGCCATCGGCGCGTATCATTCCCGCACCCCCCATCGGCGCGATGCCTATATCGCACAAGTAAAATCTCACCTGGCGCGGTTACGGCGCTCCGGAATTTTTGCGCTGCCGCTTTTCACGCCCGATTCGGCGTCCGACACCATGTCGGGCAGGGAGAGCGAATAA
- a CDS encoding conserved exported hypothetical protein (Evidence 4 : Homologs of previously reported genes of unknown function) has protein sequence MRILFAAIMLLTVFATPCFAGSCQDTQEAVSAAILERSGRVSDSHNVLLPDPESERGPLSNCLSVINHIGDGFTLGVNLPSMDQIITGLCNQVDSMIQQKINEAHNQVLSTVNQLGGNNLYKVYGTGGNYVIKIKDKIK, from the coding sequence ATGAGGATACTTTTTGCTGCCATTATGCTGCTGACGGTGTTCGCAACGCCGTGCTTCGCCGGTTCCTGCCAGGATACGCAAGAAGCCGTGAGCGCGGCCATTCTTGAGCGTAGCGGTCGAGTCTCCGACAGCCATAATGTGTTGTTGCCCGATCCGGAGTCGGAGCGGGGGCCGCTCTCCAACTGTCTCAGTGTCATCAACCACATTGGGGATGGGTTCACCCTTGGCGTGAATTTGCCGAGCATGGACCAGATTATCACGGGCCTGTGCAACCAGGTCGATTCAATGATTCAGCAAAAAATCAACGAGGCGCACAACCAGGTGCTCAGTACCGTCAACCAGCTCGGCGGGAACAATCTGTACAAAGTATACGGCACGGGCGGCAATTACGTCATCAAGATAAAGGACAAGATAAAATGA
- the topB gene encoding DNA topoisomerase 3, with product MRLFIAEKPSLGRAIADGLGNGRKDNGCIRCGNDVVTWCFGHLLEPCYPEDYKPEYASWRREHLPIIPQTWRSKAKPKATAQLKIIGKLLKEAKSVVNAGDPDREGQLLVDEVLEHFSYKGPVSRIWLASLDDCSVKKALKGITDNVAKAPLRDAARARQQADWLIGMNATRAMTIMGRETGLNSKVLSVGRVQTPTLALVVARDREIASFVSSDYFVLRAYLAPATGDEFAAVFIPGDTQTGLDGSGRLTDAAIANALAESSKGANGVITESVRENKSKAAPLPHCLSSLQKEASAKLSMSAKQVLDTAQSLYEKKLTTYPRSDCRYLPEEQFDAAKMILANLSLFVGLESIAFKADAKLKSAAWNTKKITAHHAIIPTGEMPGSLTNTEYALYSLIVSAYCLQFYPPMRYEAQKIVLSIGHTRWEARGRRILEAGWTVIASDNDGSGTQDGEQEQDQTLPLVEKGESVHCRDVRTLKKKTSPPSRFTEGTLIEAMANVHRFVSDAAAKSVLKENEGIGTEATRAGVIETLKQRQYLITEKKAIVATKLGQDIIDLTPATLKDPVTTASWESRLEAIAQGKETLAGFMVEQTKILPDLLAPILGNGGPPTHSCFDCGAAVYRRKGKKPGTWFWGCSGYPACKTTMPDDNGQPGKARQAPVLSKHSCKTCGKPLIERQGAKGAFFGCSGYPGCKQTYQVAGNGEPDFGGKK from the coding sequence ATGAGACTGTTTATCGCGGAGAAACCTTCCCTTGGCCGGGCCATCGCTGACGGCCTCGGCAACGGGCGTAAAGACAACGGCTGCATCCGCTGCGGCAATGATGTTGTAACCTGGTGCTTCGGGCATCTGCTGGAGCCTTGCTATCCAGAGGATTACAAACCCGAATACGCCTCCTGGCGGCGTGAACATCTACCCATTATTCCGCAGACGTGGAGAAGCAAAGCAAAGCCCAAGGCGACGGCACAACTCAAAATAATCGGCAAGCTCCTGAAAGAAGCCAAATCGGTGGTCAACGCGGGTGATCCGGATCGTGAGGGCCAGCTTCTTGTTGACGAAGTTCTGGAGCATTTTTCCTATAAAGGCCCGGTGTCCCGTATCTGGCTGGCCTCTCTGGATGACTGTTCCGTGAAAAAAGCGTTGAAGGGCATTACGGATAATGTGGCAAAGGCTCCTTTGCGTGATGCCGCCCGCGCCCGGCAACAAGCTGATTGGCTTATCGGCATGAACGCCACAAGAGCCATGACCATCATGGGCCGGGAAACCGGACTGAACAGCAAGGTGTTGTCCGTGGGCAGGGTCCAGACGCCTACTCTGGCCCTGGTCGTGGCCCGTGACAGGGAAATCGCGTCTTTTGTCTCCTCTGATTATTTTGTGTTGCGGGCCTATCTTGCTCCTGCGACCGGGGATGAATTTGCGGCTGTATTCATTCCCGGCGACACGCAAACCGGGCTTGATGGGAGCGGGCGGCTGACCGATGCCGCTATCGCCAATGCCCTGGCAGAAAGCTCGAAAGGCGCGAACGGCGTAATCACCGAATCCGTGCGGGAGAATAAGAGCAAGGCCGCGCCGCTCCCGCATTGTCTTTCGTCGCTGCAAAAAGAGGCGTCCGCCAAACTCTCCATGAGCGCCAAGCAAGTTCTGGATACCGCGCAATCCCTGTACGAGAAGAAGCTGACCACCTATCCGCGCTCGGACTGCCGCTATCTTCCGGAAGAGCAGTTTGATGCCGCGAAGATGATTCTTGCAAATCTTTCCCTCTTCGTTGGCCTGGAGTCCATCGCGTTTAAGGCGGACGCAAAGCTGAAGAGCGCAGCTTGGAACACCAAAAAAATCACAGCCCATCACGCCATTATTCCTACCGGAGAAATGCCGGGGAGCCTCACCAATACGGAATATGCTCTCTACTCCTTGATTGTGTCTGCCTATTGCCTGCAATTTTATCCGCCCATGCGCTACGAGGCGCAAAAAATCGTGCTCTCCATTGGTCATACACGCTGGGAAGCCAGGGGGCGGCGCATCCTTGAGGCCGGGTGGACGGTCATTGCCAGCGATAACGATGGTTCCGGCACACAGGACGGCGAACAGGAGCAGGACCAGACGCTGCCTTTGGTGGAAAAGGGGGAAAGCGTTCATTGCCGCGATGTGCGGACCTTGAAGAAAAAGACCTCGCCCCCCTCCCGGTTCACCGAAGGGACACTCATTGAAGCTATGGCCAACGTCCACCGCTTCGTATCCGATGCTGCGGCAAAGTCAGTGCTCAAAGAAAATGAGGGAATCGGTACCGAAGCCACCCGCGCCGGGGTTATCGAAACTCTGAAACAGCGCCAGTACCTGATAACCGAGAAAAAAGCCATTGTGGCAACAAAACTCGGACAGGACATTATCGACTTGACGCCGGCCACATTGAAAGACCCGGTGACTACCGCCTCCTGGGAAAGCAGGCTGGAAGCCATTGCCCAAGGCAAGGAAACGCTGGCGGGCTTCATGGTCGAGCAGACGAAAATTCTGCCGGATCTGCTGGCCCCGATTTTGGGGAACGGAGGCCCGCCCACTCATTCCTGCTTTGATTGTGGTGCGGCGGTTTACCGGCGCAAAGGCAAAAAGCCCGGAACGTGGTTTTGGGGCTGTTCCGGGTATCCGGCCTGTAAAACGACCATGCCCGACGATAACGGCCAGCCGGGAAAAGCCCGGCAAGCGCCTGTGCTCTCCAAGCATTCCTGCAAAACGTGCGGTAAGCCGCTTATTGAACGCCAAGGAGCCAAAGGCGCTTTCTTCGGCTGCTCCGGGTATCCGGGCTGCAAACAAACCTACCAGGTGGCCGGGAACGGCGAACCTGACTTCGGAGGAAAAAAATGA
- a CDS encoding conserved hypothetical protein (Evidence 4 : Homologs of previously reported genes of unknown function) has translation MSQAPEKKNRFQISREVQEEFVNGVAETMLSLAQTAGEWKKPWTADTPMGMPFCATTGREYGGANMVRLMLTSIVQSYKDDRWMTFKQLQQLQKDNPDLDMKIRKGEKGVKLLRPEEIVFTVEEDGRWKFLSQEEIKQFAEQKAQEQETPDIQRKTLFYPFTVFNASQVDGFPQKEQPAHAMTEIERNEFVEKFIASSGIPVEHHGGDAAYNHAADLVKMPFPERFTGTDEYYATKLHEFYHATGHESRENRQNKQSQTLKGYAFEEMRAEMFSMLTGARLNLPMPESNSAAYIEHWNQKFSGGDIKAVFQAATEAARALTTMRQFEAGEQPSARWFPKSEVWPELVNMQKERDAATGADFHSLPQIAPQTAVPRSERPTLVDSIAAFKETDDPVAKARLVLQNPDFLEMALKQDPNAVRDLASLCDTLSQTLYMELEEKSRTESVAHRTPEQQTAPAPRMRA, from the coding sequence ATGAGCCAAGCCCCGGAAAAAAAGAACCGTTTCCAGATCAGCCGGGAAGTGCAGGAGGAATTTGTCAACGGCGTGGCCGAAACCATGCTTTCCCTGGCGCAGACGGCTGGCGAATGGAAAAAGCCCTGGACCGCCGACACGCCGATGGGAATGCCCTTTTGCGCCACTACCGGCAGGGAATACGGCGGTGCGAACATGGTTCGCCTGATGCTGACCAGTATCGTCCAGAGCTATAAAGATGACCGCTGGATGACGTTCAAACAACTCCAGCAGCTTCAGAAAGACAATCCGGACCTGGATATGAAAATCCGCAAGGGGGAGAAAGGCGTCAAACTTCTGCGTCCGGAAGAAATTGTTTTCACGGTCGAAGAGGATGGGCGTTGGAAATTTCTTTCTCAGGAAGAAATCAAGCAGTTTGCGGAACAAAAAGCACAGGAGCAAGAAACGCCCGACATACAGCGCAAAACACTTTTTTACCCGTTTACCGTGTTCAATGCCTCACAGGTTGATGGCTTCCCGCAAAAGGAACAGCCCGCTCATGCCATGACGGAAATTGAACGCAATGAATTTGTGGAGAAGTTCATCGCCAGTTCCGGCATTCCCGTGGAGCATCACGGCGGCGATGCAGCTTATAACCATGCCGCCGACCTTGTAAAAATGCCGTTCCCCGAACGCTTCACCGGCACGGATGAATACTACGCTACCAAACTGCACGAGTTCTACCACGCCACCGGGCACGAATCGCGGGAAAATCGGCAGAACAAACAGTCGCAGACGCTCAAGGGCTATGCTTTTGAAGAAATGCGGGCAGAGATGTTCTCCATGTTGACCGGAGCGCGGCTTAATCTGCCCATGCCGGAAAGTAATTCCGCCGCCTACATTGAACACTGGAATCAGAAGTTTTCCGGTGGGGATATCAAAGCAGTTTTCCAGGCGGCGACGGAAGCGGCCAGAGCGCTGACCACCATGCGCCAGTTTGAAGCCGGTGAGCAGCCGTCCGCCCGCTGGTTCCCGAAAAGTGAAGTTTGGCCGGAGCTGGTGAACATGCAAAAAGAGCGGGATGCCGCTACCGGCGCTGATTTTCATAGCCTTCCACAGATCGCTCCACAAACCGCCGTACCGCGTTCCGAGCGTCCTACTCTGGTTGATTCCATTGCCGCTTTTAAGGAAACAGACGACCCGGTTGCCAAGGCTCGTCTGGTGCTCCAGAACCCTGATTTCCTGGAAATGGCGCTCAAGCAAGACCCCAATGCCGTGCGGGACTTGGCTTCGCTCTGCGATACGCTTTCGCAGACGCTGTACATGGAACTGGAAGAAAAATCCCGTACAGAATCGGTTGCCCACCGTACTCCGGAACAACAGACCGCGCCTGCGCCGCGCATGAGGGCGTAA
- a CDS encoding conserved hypothetical protein (Evidence 4 : Homologs of previously reported genes of unknown function) — MTTKRNSYGFFDAPARFAEKERVTLTQADIERQLDAGAFTMDREEAIAAGFINPQDEPDTVIVDVRREEA; from the coding sequence ATGACCACGAAACGCAATAGTTATGGATTTTTTGACGCCCCTGCCCGGTTTGCAGAAAAAGAGCGCGTCACGCTCACTCAGGCCGACATAGAGCGTCAGCTTGATGCCGGGGCCTTCACTATGGATCGCGAGGAAGCGATCGCGGCTGGATTCATCAATCCGCAGGATGAGCCGGATACCGTCATTGTTGACGTGAGGCGGGAGGAAGCATGA
- a CDS encoding conserved hypothetical protein (Evidence 4 : Homologs of previously reported genes of unknown function) → MAGEVLWRDTGIAPKIFILDARAIFPLALWLFHWAYWTAAIAAGGMLILYLVQRTGMSPLACCRALRVAYLGRRRETRSNEIQWRKRCRW, encoded by the coding sequence ATGGCTGGCGAAGTTTTGTGGCGGGATACCGGCATTGCGCCAAAAATATTCATTCTGGATGCCCGCGCCATTTTCCCCCTGGCTCTGTGGCTTTTCCATTGGGCCTACTGGACGGCGGCAATCGCCGCAGGCGGAATGCTGATTTTGTATCTGGTCCAGCGTACCGGCATGTCGCCTTTGGCCTGCTGCCGCGCTCTCCGGGTGGCCTACCTGGGCAGACGCCGGGAAACGCGGAGCAATGAAATTCAATGGCGGAAACGGTGCCGGTGGTGA